In a single window of the Acyrthosiphon pisum isolate AL4f chromosome X, pea_aphid_22Mar2018_4r6ur, whole genome shotgun sequence genome:
- the LOC100570791 gene encoding 52 kDa repressor of the inhibitor of the protein kinase-like, which produces MSPSTGRQNIPLRGHRDHGDFFENYNEGNSIVNNGNFRELLNYRIKAGDLVLENHLKTTHSKATYISPVIQNELIDCCKSIIIENILEEVKISKYYSIIFDETTDISHTSQMSLVLRYVSKGVVKENFISFIDCHAYAYNKKCTLIGDDEDENDSIKEKDINFEPKLNGDILGETVISLLKNYGLDLQYCVGVGTDGCSVMVSEVRGAVKKIQSYANNAIHSPCSNHGLNLSISKSSTVQSIRNSVGLMKEILQFFNCSSKRNFVLKTILNGQPRLISLCETRWTERHDSVMVFKTSIPYIIKSLTKISEWQESDSSSKARTLLIALCSCDFIISIHTLANILCVTAPVSRILQGLNNDILNAKNCIDDIIFSLENKRTNCLQIFGNIYQECVLLMNEMDIEVKTPRLSKYQTKRSNHPVNNIEEYYRVSIFIPLLDNILEDLRSRFIRKQNKMLLDLCLLIPRYITVISNEDFKKITEAATELFLFNKEDSIDQMQLQTELEIWKTKWQRIKSDGHDVCQDALSSIENCNNIIYPTVHKLLSIIACLPISVASAERSFSTLRRLKTWLRSKMGQERLTGLALLNIHHTITISIDDVINRFANKKNRNIDFVL; this is translated from the exons ATGTCACCTTCTACAG GTCGTCAAAATATTCCATTACGGGGTCATCGAGACCATGGagacttttttgaaaattacaatgAAGGTAATTCTATTGTAAATAATGGAAATTTTCGTGAACTTCTCAACTACAGAATAAAGGCTGGGGATTTAGTTTTAGAAAATCATTTGAAGACAACACACTCTAAAGCAACCTATATAAGTCCTGTCATTCAAAATGAACTCATTGATTGCtgcaaatcaataattatagaaaacattttagaggaagtaaaaatatcaaaatattatagtattatttttgatgagACCACTGACATCAGTCATACATCACAAATGAGTTTGGTACTCCGATATGTATCTAAAGGGGTtgtgaaagaaaattttatttcttttattgatTGCCATGcttatgcatataataaaaaatgtactttaattGGAGATGATGAGGATGAAAATGATAGTATTAAAGAAAAAGATATCAATTTTGAACCAAAATTAAATGGTGACATTTTGGGTGAAACagtaatttctttattaaaaaattatggccTTGACCTACAATATTGTGTTGGAGTTGGAACTGACGGCTGTTCGGTAATGGTATCAGAAGTGCGAGGCgcagttaaaaaaattcagtCATATGCCAACAATGCTATCCATAGCCCTTGTTCAAACCACGGTCTGAATTTATCTATATCTAAGTCATCTACAGTTCAATCTATTAGAAACAGTGTCGGACTAATGAAAGAAATATTACAGTTCTTTAATTGCTCATCAAAaagaaattttgttttgaaaacaattttgaatggTCAGCCACGTTTAATAAGCTTATGTGAGACCCGTTGGACTGAACGCCATGATAGTGTTATGGTATTCAAAACAtctataccatatataataaaaagcttaaCAAAAATTTCTGAATGGCAAGAATCTGATTCATCGTCTAAGGCTAGAACTTTATTAATAGCTTTATGTAGTTGTGACTTCATAATTTCAATTCATACTTtagcaaatattttatgtgtgacAGCACCTGTTAGTCGTATTCTCCAAGGTCTGaacaatgatatattaaatgctaaaaactgtattgatgatataatatttagtttagaaAATAAACGTACCAATTGTCTAcaaatatttggaaatatatATCAAGAGTGTGTGTTGTTAATGAACGAAATGGATATTGAAGTTAAAACCCCTAgattatcaaaatatcaaacaaaacgCTCTAATCATccagtaaataatatagaagaatattatagagtatcaatatttataccattaCTGGACAATATCCTAGAAGATTTAAGATCAAGATttataagaaaacaaaataagatGTTATTAGATTTATGTTTGTTAATTCCACGCTACATCACTGTCATTTCTAatgaagattttaaaaaaataacagaagCTGCcacagaattatttttatttaataaggaAGACTCTATTGATCAAATGCAGCTACAAACAGAACTAGAGATTTGGAAAACTAAGTGGCAACGAATAAAATCTGAtg gtCATGACGTTTGTCAAGATGCTTTGTCATCAatagaaaattgtaataatatcatttatccAACTGTACATAAATTACTTAGTATAATTGCTTGTTTGCCTATTAGTGTAGCATCCGCAGAACGCAGCTTTTCTACGCTTAGAAG ATTGAAAACATGGTTAAGATCCAAAATGGGGCAAGAACGCTTGACTGGTTTGGCTTTGCTAAACATACatcatactataactatatcaATAGATGATGTTATAAATAGatttgctaataaaaaaaatagaaatatagattttgttttataa